From a single Lytechinus pictus isolate F3 Inbred unplaced genomic scaffold, Lp3.0 scaffold_19, whole genome shotgun sequence genomic region:
- the LOC129259952 gene encoding dachshund homolog 1-like, whose protein sequence is MGSPPPTQVPLSSVLYKLDRVAYSTPPPVSNDPANNECKLIEYRGAKIASFNINGDVMICLPQAFELFLKHLVGGLHTVYTKLKRLSITPVVCNVEQVRILRGLGAIQPGVNRCKLLTRKQFDILYEDCTTAR, encoded by the coding sequence ATGGGAAGTCCACCGCCTACTCAGGTTCCCCTCAGCAGTGTTCTGTACAAGCTGGACAGGGTAGCCTACAGCACCCCGCCACCAGTCAGCAACGATCCTGCCAACAACGAGTGCAAACTCATCGAATACCGAGGGGCAAAAATTGCCAGTTTTAACATAAATGGAGATGTTATGATCTGCTTGCCACAAGCTTTTGAATTGTTTCTGAAACATCTCGTTGGCGGACTACACACGGTATACACAAAGTTGAAGAGACTTAGCATCACCCCTGTGGTCTGTAACGTTGAACAGGTTCGCATCCTGCGGGGACTTGGGGCGATCCAGCCAGGAGTGAACCGCTGTAAACTACTCACCAGGAAACAATTTGATATTCTCTACGAGGATTGTACAACTGCTAGGTAA